The following coding sequences lie in one Thalassoglobus polymorphus genomic window:
- a CDS encoding cofactor-independent phosphoglycerate mutase: MKYVLVIPDGCADEPQASLGGKTPLQAAKTPNMDAISKAGIIGQTDNVPESMPSGSDVGTMSLFGYDPHEFHTGRAPLEAAAQGIELFPGDWAIRCNLVTVEDGKMKSFTAGQISNDVAAELVGLMQKQTCGSEHWKFYPGVSYRNLLVYRARGGKAPFADDTYTVPPHDITDQPIDESLPMGSGGCDLRELMEKSVELFAECESNQKRTENGELAATQAWLWGQGSRPNLEPFIERYGVRSAVITAVDLLRGIGKLLGWDVIEVEGATGYLDTDYAAKGRAAIEALRGDLDFVVVHVEATDEASHEGHADAKVKALEEIDEKIVGPVHEYLKSTGEYRILVCPDHPTFLRTKTHSHGYVPFTMCGAGIESKNVPSYDEVQAAASGDTIDNGYELMGRFLKK; the protein is encoded by the coding sequence ATGAAATACGTACTCGTGATTCCCGATGGGTGTGCTGATGAACCGCAAGCCTCTTTAGGAGGCAAAACTCCGCTTCAAGCTGCCAAGACTCCGAATATGGATGCCATCTCGAAGGCTGGGATTATCGGCCAGACCGATAACGTCCCGGAATCGATGCCATCGGGGAGCGATGTCGGAACGATGAGCCTGTTTGGTTACGATCCGCACGAATTCCACACAGGTCGAGCACCGCTTGAAGCAGCAGCCCAGGGGATTGAACTTTTTCCGGGAGATTGGGCGATTCGTTGCAATCTGGTGACAGTCGAAGATGGGAAGATGAAAAGCTTCACGGCGGGGCAAATTTCGAATGACGTCGCGGCTGAACTCGTCGGACTCATGCAGAAGCAAACCTGCGGAAGTGAACACTGGAAATTCTATCCCGGTGTCAGTTATCGAAACCTGTTGGTCTACCGTGCCCGTGGCGGCAAGGCCCCGTTCGCAGATGACACATATACTGTCCCGCCGCATGATATCACTGATCAGCCGATCGACGAGTCTCTGCCAATGGGATCTGGTGGGTGCGACTTGCGAGAGTTAATGGAGAAAAGTGTCGAGCTTTTTGCGGAGTGCGAATCGAATCAGAAGCGGACGGAAAACGGTGAGTTGGCTGCCACGCAGGCGTGGTTATGGGGGCAAGGCTCTCGGCCAAATCTGGAACCGTTCATTGAACGCTACGGAGTCCGAAGTGCCGTTATTACCGCCGTCGATTTGTTACGCGGGATCGGCAAACTCCTCGGCTGGGATGTGATCGAAGTTGAGGGGGCGACTGGATATCTCGATACCGACTATGCTGCCAAAGGGCGCGCAGCGATTGAAGCTCTTCGAGGCGATCTCGATTTTGTGGTGGTCCATGTCGAAGCGACGGACGAAGCATCTCACGAAGGTCATGCTGATGCCAAAGTCAAAGCGCTCGAGGAGATTGACGAGAAGATCGTCGGTCCGGTTCATGAGTACCTGAAATCGACGGGTGAATACAGGATCCTTGTTTGCCCTGATCACCCGACCTTCTTGCGGACCAAAACGCACAGCCACGGATATGTCCCGTTCACAATGTGTGGAGCAGGGATCGAAAGCAAAAACGTCCCGTCGTACGATGAAGTCCAAGCTGCCGCATCCGGTGACACCATCGACAACGGATATGAATTGATGGGCCGTTTTTTGAAGAAGTAG
- a CDS encoding DUF6513 domain-containing protein, producing MTTSTPNLVPQSGEKILFITGRLAEAVTRQVVEEVSQAMGFAADVHVVGISVAALTHADWLNRKLTDQPSGYDAVFVPGWCQGDLAPLSDRFGVPFRLGPKDILDLAEFFGRQSRGPVSLDRYDIEIIAEINHAPRLKHQEILEIANRYRRDGADVIDIGCIPGESWQQTGEVVSMLIAEGFRISIDSFDRYEVESAIKAGAELVLSCNSTNVDWLSQLGVEVVVIPDDPAETSSMWETAEKFKLANCPHRLDPILEPIGFGFAASLARYYEARRQAPEQPIMMGIGNLTEMTEVDSAGLNALFAAICQELKIQSVLATEVIPWSQSAVREFDLARKLMKHAVENRQLPKHVTSELVMLRDPTVSELGASTLENMAKEIRDANYRIFVERDEIHIMNRDGYWHGRDAFEIFDDYIAHDPNLDVNHSFYLGYELAKAITALTLGKQYRQDQALNWGFLTVPEQSVHERRKQKKASANKSRKPDA from the coding sequence ATGACTACTTCAACTCCTAATCTTGTTCCACAATCTGGTGAGAAAATCCTGTTTATTACAGGACGTCTTGCAGAAGCGGTCACTCGCCAAGTGGTTGAAGAAGTAAGTCAAGCGATGGGCTTCGCTGCGGATGTTCATGTTGTCGGTATCTCTGTTGCTGCTCTGACTCACGCCGACTGGTTGAACCGCAAGCTCACCGACCAACCGAGCGGATACGACGCGGTTTTCGTTCCGGGGTGGTGTCAGGGAGACCTCGCTCCCCTCTCCGATCGGTTTGGGGTTCCGTTTCGACTTGGTCCGAAAGACATTCTCGATCTCGCCGAGTTTTTCGGTCGACAATCACGCGGGCCAGTCTCTCTTGATCGCTACGATATCGAGATCATTGCCGAAATTAATCACGCTCCTCGATTGAAACATCAGGAGATTCTGGAGATTGCAAATCGATACCGGCGTGACGGCGCCGATGTGATCGATATCGGATGCATCCCGGGAGAGAGTTGGCAGCAGACAGGCGAAGTTGTCTCGATGTTGATCGCTGAAGGGTTTCGCATTTCGATCGACAGCTTTGATCGATATGAAGTGGAGTCTGCGATAAAAGCAGGTGCAGAACTTGTATTGAGTTGCAATTCAACAAACGTTGACTGGCTGTCGCAGCTTGGAGTTGAAGTTGTCGTCATTCCGGACGATCCGGCAGAAACAAGTTCGATGTGGGAGACTGCCGAGAAGTTCAAGCTGGCAAACTGCCCTCATCGGCTCGATCCAATTCTAGAACCGATCGGGTTTGGATTCGCAGCTTCTCTGGCACGATATTACGAAGCTCGACGACAAGCCCCTGAGCAACCGATCATGATGGGGATTGGAAATCTCACCGAAATGACAGAGGTCGACAGCGCCGGATTGAATGCACTCTTCGCGGCGATTTGCCAGGAGTTAAAAATTCAGAGCGTGTTGGCGACGGAGGTCATTCCGTGGAGTCAATCTGCAGTTCGCGAGTTTGATCTTGCTCGTAAACTGATGAAGCACGCCGTCGAGAATCGACAACTCCCTAAGCATGTGACTTCAGAATTGGTGATGCTTCGCGATCCAACGGTGAGTGAATTAGGTGCTTCGACTCTTGAGAACATGGCGAAGGAAATTCGCGATGCGAACTATCGTATTTTCGTGGAACGCGATGAAATCCACATCATGAATCGAGATGGATATTGGCACGGTCGCGACGCGTTTGAAATTTTTGATGACTACATCGCACACGATCCCAACCTCGACGTGAATCATTCATTTTATCTCGGCTATGAGCTCGCCAAAGCGATCACTGCTTTGACATTGGGGAAGCAATATCGACAGGACCAGGCACTGAATTGGGGGTTCCTCACCGTTCCGGAACAAAGTGTTCACGAACGTCGAAAACAAAAGAAAGCTTCTGCGAACAAGTCGAGGAAACCTGATGCCTGA
- the pabB gene encoding aminodeoxychorismate synthase component I translates to MPEFPLFREIIPSPSVEETLALFSERDHLVLLESVRRHDLHGRYSFLAADPIQTSLLDTPEYGVDPFRDVKKWSEQFKATPHPELPPFQGGFAGLLSYDLGRCWERLPVPIREEFDLPACVVGMYDWVIAWDHQQGRCWVIAHGFPETSLQARRAKAASTCKELSEQLLNQSRHQSSQSNSQLAPQPLEFEFNIESNFTKEEYLDVVQRVIDYIIAGDIFQANLSQQLMTHTQHSALEIYTSLRQHNPAPFAGLFQQADWAVLSSSPERFIQKHGRFVRTRPIKGTRQRRVIPEADLFTRDELRESEKDQAENVMIVDLLRNDLSRVCKPGTIRVPELCTIESYETVTHLVSEVVGELKDDVSFWDVIAATFPGGSITGAPKIRAMEIISELEQVARGPYCGSLFYCGFDGTADSSILIRTLTKQGDKLVFPVGGGIVSQSNPQSEYEETDHKAAGIRAALKSIMK, encoded by the coding sequence ATGCCTGAGTTCCCTCTCTTCCGTGAAATCATTCCCTCTCCGTCCGTTGAAGAGACGCTCGCTCTTTTTTCAGAACGCGATCATCTCGTTTTGCTCGAGAGCGTTCGGCGTCATGATTTACATGGGAGATACTCTTTTCTCGCTGCCGATCCAATTCAGACAAGCCTGCTTGATACGCCTGAGTATGGTGTTGATCCATTCCGGGATGTCAAAAAATGGAGCGAGCAATTCAAAGCGACTCCTCACCCGGAACTCCCCCCATTTCAAGGAGGCTTTGCAGGCTTGCTCTCATATGATTTGGGTCGCTGCTGGGAACGACTGCCAGTTCCAATCCGTGAAGAGTTCGACCTTCCGGCTTGCGTGGTAGGTATGTATGACTGGGTCATCGCCTGGGACCATCAGCAGGGTCGGTGCTGGGTCATCGCGCATGGATTCCCGGAGACTTCTTTGCAAGCGAGAAGAGCGAAGGCAGCCTCGACATGCAAAGAGCTGAGCGAACAACTTCTGAATCAATCTCGCCATCAAAGCAGTCAAAGCAATTCGCAACTGGCCCCTCAACCACTAGAGTTTGAATTCAATATTGAGAGCAATTTCACAAAGGAAGAATATCTGGATGTCGTCCAGAGAGTCATCGATTACATCATCGCGGGAGATATTTTCCAGGCAAACCTGTCTCAACAACTGATGACGCACACGCAACATTCTGCTCTCGAAATTTACACTTCGCTCCGACAACATAATCCCGCCCCATTTGCTGGATTGTTTCAACAGGCTGACTGGGCTGTCCTCTCGTCATCTCCCGAACGATTTATTCAGAAGCATGGACGTTTCGTTCGCACACGTCCTATCAAGGGGACACGTCAGCGACGCGTGATTCCTGAGGCAGACTTATTCACGCGCGATGAACTCCGCGAAAGCGAGAAGGACCAAGCTGAGAATGTGATGATTGTTGACCTCTTACGAAATGATCTTTCGCGAGTCTGCAAACCGGGGACGATTCGAGTCCCTGAACTTTGCACTATTGAGAGTTATGAAACGGTCACACATCTTGTTTCAGAAGTTGTCGGCGAGTTGAAAGACGACGTCTCATTCTGGGATGTCATCGCAGCGACGTTTCCCGGTGGTTCGATCACAGGGGCTCCGAAAATTCGCGCGATGGAAATCATCAGCGAACTGGAACAAGTCGCCCGAGGCCCTTATTGCGGGAGCCTGTTTTATTGCGGATTTGATGGAACCGCCGACAGCAGTATTCTCATTCGAACGCTCACAAAACAGGGGGACAAACTTGTCTTTCCCGTAGGTGGCGGAATCGTCTCGCAATCGAATCCGCAGTCGGAATATGAGGAAACAGACCATAAAGCTGCTGGAATCCGAGCGGCCTTGAAATCGATTATGAAGTAA